In Capillimicrobium parvum, a genomic segment contains:
- a CDS encoding L-aspartate oxidase — protein MSGSPANAPLRADVTVVGAGAAGLFTALTAASAGAQVALVSATPLAQTASYWAQGGLAAALAADDSPALHLEDTERAGRGIVRHSAAEVLCREAADRVHELVALGVRFDADRHGRLALGLEGGHSIRRVVHAGGSATGRRLVRQLSALAVEDPRVTVLERSRAVRIWTGDDGACRGLVLEDGRAIASRGVVLCTGGTAALWARTTNPPGSLGFGLMLAHRVGARLADLEFMQFHPTAVTGVRGREGFLITEAIRGEGATLHGAGGKRFVEELLPRDEVSRAVHEEMERTGAPSVGLDMRAIDPTLFPNVVAALQDAGLDPTRERIPVSPAAHYGMGGIVTDLDGRSTVAGLYAVGETACTGLHGANRLASNSLTECCVYGGRAARAALDDPVPGDAPVPEDVARLPEPGRETKDALWRHAGIVRNHDDLATLLLDPYPLARLIAANALLREESRGAHLRSDFPDLDPALDRHHTVIAPGVAPTFERWD, from the coding sequence ATGTCCGGGTCACCCGCGAACGCCCCGCTGCGAGCGGACGTCACCGTCGTGGGCGCGGGTGCGGCCGGCCTGTTCACCGCGCTCACCGCCGCGAGCGCCGGAGCGCAGGTCGCGCTGGTCTCCGCCACCCCCCTGGCCCAGACCGCCAGCTACTGGGCGCAGGGCGGCCTCGCCGCCGCGCTCGCCGCCGACGACTCGCCCGCTCTGCACCTCGAGGACACCGAGCGCGCCGGCCGCGGGATCGTCCGCCACAGCGCCGCAGAGGTCCTCTGCCGCGAAGCGGCGGACCGCGTCCACGAGCTCGTCGCGCTCGGCGTGCGCTTCGACGCCGACCGCCACGGCCGCCTCGCGCTGGGGCTGGAGGGCGGGCACTCGATCCGCCGCGTCGTGCACGCGGGCGGCAGCGCGACCGGCCGGCGCCTCGTGCGCCAGCTCTCCGCCCTCGCCGTCGAGGATCCGCGCGTCACCGTCCTCGAGCGCTCCCGCGCGGTCCGGATCTGGACGGGAGACGACGGCGCCTGCCGCGGGCTCGTCCTCGAGGACGGCCGCGCGATCGCCTCGCGCGGCGTCGTCCTGTGCACCGGCGGCACCGCCGCGCTGTGGGCAAGGACGACGAACCCGCCGGGCTCGCTCGGCTTCGGCCTGATGCTCGCCCACCGCGTCGGCGCCCGGCTCGCCGACCTCGAGTTCATGCAGTTCCACCCCACCGCGGTGACCGGGGTGCGCGGCCGCGAGGGCTTCCTCATCACCGAGGCGATCCGGGGCGAGGGCGCCACGCTGCACGGCGCCGGCGGCAAGCGCTTCGTCGAGGAGCTGCTGCCCCGCGACGAGGTCTCGCGGGCCGTCCACGAGGAGATGGAGCGCACCGGCGCGCCGTCCGTCGGCCTCGACATGCGCGCCATCGACCCGACCCTGTTCCCGAACGTCGTCGCCGCGCTCCAGGACGCCGGCCTCGACCCGACGCGAGAGCGCATCCCGGTCTCCCCGGCCGCGCACTACGGGATGGGCGGGATCGTGACCGACCTGGACGGGCGCTCGACCGTCGCCGGCCTGTACGCGGTCGGCGAGACCGCCTGCACCGGCCTGCACGGCGCGAACCGCCTCGCCTCGAACTCGCTGACCGAGTGCTGCGTGTACGGCGGCCGGGCGGCCCGCGCGGCGCTCGACGACCCGGTCCCGGGCGATGCGCCGGTGCCCGAGGACGTCGCCCGGCTGCCGGAGCCGGGCCGCGAGACGAAGGACGCGCTGTGGCGCCATGCGGGCATCGTGCGCAACCACGACGACCTCGCGACGCTGCTGCTCGACCCCTATCCGCTCGCGCGGCTCATCGCCGCCAACGCGCTGCTGCGCGAGGAGAGCCGCGGGGCGCACCTGCGCTCGGACTTCCCCGACCTCGACCCCGCTCTCGACCGCCATCACACGGTCATCGCGCCCGGCGTAGCACCCACGTTCGAGCGCTGGGACTGA
- a CDS encoding hydantoinase/oxoprolinase family protein, with protein sequence MLLGVDVGGTFTDAVLAVDGRLVTAKAPTTPRDQSEGVMAAVATALERAGAQAPQVEAFAHGMTVATNALLEGRGARTALLATEGFTDIVALGRQARADLYRLCAQRPAPLTPPERRIGVPERMTPDGPLRALGDDGIERVLDRLDECEPEAIAVVLLHAYAHPEHELALAEAIERRRPGTHVSLSHDVVGTFREYERAATTEVDAALSPLLGAYLRALAGRARQAGLPQPQIMQSSGGLATLELAAAHAALAVLSGPAGGAAAASLIAAQTGIEDLLCFDMGGTSCDVCVVDSGAVRETASREVGGRPLALPMVDIHTVGAGGGSIAWRDPGGALRVGPQSAGADPGPACYGHGGTEPTVTDANLLLGRLDPDSELAGGVALDRGAAERAIAGLAAALDLDPIACAEGIVRVADVEMVRALRVMTVQRGVDPRRYALLAFGGAGGLHAAAIADELGIDRLVVPRASGVLSALGLAVAPRRADARRSVLLAGDKLTAEAIGRVAEELGRDLPGEHRVTLELRYAGQSFELGVPWEGDVREAFAAQHEERYGYRDPEGVVELVTVQVSAIEPGPDVTLAPAGEATSQPGGEREVVIAGEPVRATIWRGELAAGTRIAGPAVWQGPEATLLVAPGWSGAVDGTGTVVLGRD encoded by the coding sequence GTGCTGCTCGGGGTCGACGTCGGAGGAACGTTCACCGACGCGGTCCTTGCCGTCGACGGGCGGCTGGTGACCGCGAAGGCGCCGACGACCCCTCGCGACCAGTCGGAGGGCGTCATGGCCGCCGTGGCCACGGCCCTCGAGCGCGCCGGGGCGCAGGCGCCCCAGGTCGAGGCGTTCGCCCACGGCATGACCGTCGCGACGAACGCCCTGCTCGAGGGCCGGGGCGCGCGCACGGCGCTGCTCGCCACCGAGGGCTTCACGGACATCGTCGCGCTCGGCCGCCAGGCGCGCGCCGACCTCTACCGGCTCTGCGCCCAGCGGCCCGCGCCGCTGACGCCGCCGGAGCGGCGGATCGGCGTCCCCGAGCGCATGACGCCCGACGGCCCGCTGCGCGCTCTCGGCGACGACGGCATCGAACGGGTCCTCGATCGCCTCGACGAGTGCGAGCCCGAGGCGATCGCCGTCGTCCTGCTGCACGCCTACGCGCATCCCGAGCACGAGCTCGCCCTGGCCGAGGCGATCGAGCGCCGCCGGCCCGGGACGCACGTCTCGCTGTCCCACGACGTCGTCGGCACCTTCCGCGAGTACGAGCGCGCCGCGACCACCGAGGTCGACGCCGCGCTGTCGCCGCTGCTCGGCGCCTACCTGCGCGCGCTGGCCGGCCGGGCGCGGCAGGCCGGCCTGCCGCAGCCGCAGATCATGCAGTCCAGCGGCGGCCTGGCCACCCTCGAGCTCGCGGCCGCTCACGCCGCGCTCGCCGTGCTCTCCGGGCCGGCGGGCGGCGCGGCCGCCGCCTCGCTCATCGCCGCCCAGACCGGCATCGAGGACCTCCTCTGCTTCGACATGGGCGGCACCTCCTGCGACGTGTGCGTCGTCGACTCAGGCGCCGTGCGCGAGACCGCCAGCCGTGAGGTGGGCGGCCGTCCCCTGGCGCTGCCGATGGTCGACATCCACACCGTGGGCGCGGGCGGCGGCTCGATCGCCTGGCGCGATCCGGGCGGGGCTCTGCGCGTGGGACCCCAGTCAGCGGGCGCCGATCCCGGTCCCGCCTGCTACGGCCACGGCGGCACGGAGCCGACCGTCACGGACGCCAACCTGCTGCTCGGCCGCCTCGACCCGGACTCCGAGCTGGCCGGCGGGGTGGCGCTGGACCGCGGCGCCGCCGAGCGCGCCATCGCAGGGCTGGCGGCGGCGCTCGACCTCGACCCGATCGCCTGCGCCGAGGGCATCGTCCGCGTCGCCGACGTCGAGATGGTCCGCGCGCTGCGGGTCATGACGGTGCAGCGCGGCGTGGACCCGCGCCGCTATGCGCTGCTGGCCTTCGGCGGCGCCGGCGGCCTGCATGCCGCCGCCATCGCCGACGAGCTCGGCATCGACCGCCTCGTCGTCCCCCGCGCGTCCGGCGTGTTGAGCGCGCTGGGCCTCGCGGTCGCCCCCCGCCGCGCCGACGCCCGCCGCAGCGTCCTGCTTGCCGGCGACAAGCTGACTGCCGAGGCGATCGGCCGCGTCGCCGAGGAGCTCGGCCGCGATCTGCCCGGCGAGCACCGCGTCACCCTCGAACTGCGCTACGCCGGCCAGTCCTTCGAGCTCGGCGTGCCCTGGGAGGGCGACGTGCGCGAGGCGTTCGCCGCGCAGCACGAGGAGCGCTACGGCTACCGCGACCCGGAGGGCGTCGTGGAGCTCGTCACGGTCCAGGTCTCGGCCATCGAACCCGGCCCGGACGTGACGCTGGCGCCGGCGGGTGAGGCGACGAGCCAGCCCGGCGGCGAGCGCGAGGTCGTGATCGCGGGTGAGCCCGTGCGGGCGACGATCTGGCGCGGAGAGCTGGCCGCCGGCACGCGCATCGCGGGGCCCGCCGTCTGGCAGGGGCCCGAGGCGACACTGCTCGTCGCGCCGGGCTGGTCGGGCGCCGTCGACGGCACGGGGACGGTGGTCCTTGGACGCGATTGA
- a CDS encoding hydantoinase B/oxoprolinase family protein: MDAIELQVVTGALHAACEEMGALLIRSAHSSNIKERRDASTGLFDDRGEMVMQAEHIPVHLGAMPEAVAAVLRERHRPGVSWVLNDPYRGGTHLPDITVITPIFAGEDLLGFAASRAHHADVGGRIPGSMPADSRTLDEEGVVIAPRVLDAAAIDELAAQMRQPAERRADLRAQLAANRIGCRRVAELARRTGRDGLREALHAVLDYAERRTRACLADLPDGTRTAADVLEAPDGDLVLRVAATVSGDELVLDFSGSADQYPGNLNCPLAVTKSACLFAVRVLTDPDIPASAGVQRAITVRAREGSILNARPPAAVVGGNTETSSRVADLVLRAFGRACGQGTMNNLTLGNDRFTYYETLGGGQGACPDADGPSGVHVAMSNTLNTPVEALERSFPLRVTRYELRRGTGGAGAHRGGDGVVREIEALEEVTYSLITERRRHGPPGAAGGADGAPGRNVVAGEEAGSKTMGTLRAGESLRIETPGGGGHGPVG; the protein is encoded by the coding sequence TTGGACGCGATTGAGCTGCAGGTCGTCACGGGCGCGCTGCACGCCGCCTGCGAGGAGATGGGCGCCCTGCTCATCCGCAGCGCGCACTCCTCGAACATCAAGGAGCGCCGCGACGCCTCGACCGGGCTGTTCGACGATCGCGGTGAGATGGTCATGCAGGCCGAGCACATCCCGGTCCACCTGGGGGCGATGCCGGAGGCCGTGGCCGCGGTCCTGCGCGAGCGCCACCGGCCCGGCGTCTCGTGGGTGCTCAACGACCCGTACCGGGGCGGCACGCACCTCCCCGACATCACGGTGATCACGCCGATCTTCGCGGGGGAGGATCTCCTCGGGTTCGCCGCGTCGCGCGCGCACCACGCCGACGTGGGCGGCCGGATCCCGGGCTCGATGCCCGCGGACTCGCGCACGCTCGACGAGGAGGGCGTCGTCATCGCCCCGCGGGTGCTCGACGCGGCGGCGATCGACGAGCTCGCCGCGCAGATGCGCCAGCCCGCCGAGCGCCGCGCGGACCTGCGCGCCCAGCTGGCGGCCAACCGCATCGGGTGCCGGCGGGTCGCGGAGCTGGCCCGGCGCACCGGGCGCGACGGCCTGCGCGAGGCGCTGCACGCCGTGCTCGACTACGCCGAGCGCCGCACGCGCGCCTGCCTCGCCGACCTGCCCGACGGCACGCGCACGGCGGCCGACGTCCTCGAGGCGCCCGACGGCGACCTCGTCCTGCGGGTCGCCGCGACGGTCTCCGGCGACGAGCTCGTCCTCGACTTCTCCGGCAGCGCTGACCAATACCCCGGCAACCTCAACTGCCCGCTGGCCGTGACGAAGTCCGCCTGCCTGTTCGCGGTGCGCGTGCTCACCGATCCCGACATCCCGGCCAGCGCGGGCGTGCAGCGGGCGATCACGGTCCGCGCCCGGGAGGGGTCGATCCTCAACGCCCGCCCGCCCGCCGCGGTGGTCGGCGGCAACACCGAGACGTCCAGCCGCGTCGCCGATCTCGTCCTGCGCGCCTTCGGCCGTGCGTGCGGGCAGGGCACGATGAACAACCTCACGCTCGGCAACGACCGCTTCACGTACTACGAGACGCTCGGCGGCGGCCAGGGCGCGTGCCCCGACGCGGACGGCCCGTCCGGCGTGCACGTGGCGATGTCGAACACGCTCAACACGCCCGTCGAGGCGCTCGAGCGCAGCTTCCCCCTGCGCGTCACCCGCTACGAACTGCGCCGCGGGACCGGCGGCGCGGGCGCGCATCGCGGCGGCGACGGCGTCGTGCGCGAGATCGAAGCGCTCGAGGAGGTCACGTACTCGCTGATCACCGAGCGCCGGCGCCACGGCCCCCCGGGCGCCGCGGGCGGCGCCGACGGGGCGCCGGGCCGCAACGTCGTCGCGGGCGAGGAGGCCGGCTCGAAGACGATGGGGACGCTGCGCGCCGGCGAGTCGCTGCGCATCGAGACCCCGGGCGGCGGCGGGCACGGCCCCGTGGGATGA
- a CDS encoding NAD(P)-dependent oxidoreductase, which translates to MRVGFCGLGLMGSLMAAQLARAGHELAVWNRTRSKAEAFVAEHGGRVADSPAGAAEGADAVITMLVDGEQVATALEGIDEPLCIDMSTIGPAAARDLGRRRRFLDAPVSGSTPGARDGTLTIMVGGAADDVEAAMPLFEAMGRLIVHVGPVGQGQAIKVITNAVAAANAAALAQALVVGAAVEVDLDKLVDLLGDTAAASTMVALKGRPMLEHDWTPLFRLDQMLKDVRLCLDGAASAGIDFPAAEAAREVLERGVDRGLGNADFAALLEVVEARTGRRL; encoded by the coding sequence ATGCGGGTGGGGTTCTGCGGACTGGGCCTGATGGGATCGCTGATGGCGGCGCAGCTGGCGCGCGCCGGCCACGAGCTCGCGGTGTGGAACCGGACGCGCTCGAAGGCCGAGGCGTTCGTCGCCGAGCACGGCGGGCGCGTGGCCGATTCGCCGGCCGGAGCGGCCGAGGGCGCCGACGCGGTCATCACCATGCTCGTCGACGGCGAGCAGGTCGCCACCGCGCTGGAGGGCATCGACGAGCCGCTGTGCATCGACATGTCGACGATCGGGCCCGCCGCCGCGCGTGACCTGGGGCGCCGCCGGCGCTTCCTCGACGCTCCGGTCAGCGGCTCGACGCCGGGCGCGCGCGACGGGACGTTGACGATCATGGTCGGCGGCGCCGCGGACGACGTCGAGGCCGCGATGCCGCTCTTCGAGGCGATGGGCAGGCTCATCGTCCACGTCGGCCCGGTCGGCCAGGGCCAGGCGATCAAGGTCATCACGAACGCGGTCGCCGCCGCCAACGCGGCGGCGCTCGCGCAGGCGCTCGTCGTCGGCGCCGCCGTCGAGGTCGACCTCGACAAGCTGGTGGACCTGCTCGGCGACACCGCGGCCGCCTCGACCATGGTGGCGCTGAAGGGGCGGCCCATGCTCGAGCATGACTGGACGCCGCTGTTCCGGCTCGATCAGATGCTCAAGGACGTCCGTCTGTGCCTCGACGGAGCGGCCTCTGCGGGCATCGACTTCCCTGCCGCGGAGGCCGCGCGTGAGGTGCTGGAACGCGGGGTAGACCGGGGTCTTGGCAACGCGGACTTCGCCGCGTTGCTGGAGGTCGTCGAGGCCCGCACCGGCCGCCGCCTCTAG
- a CDS encoding DUF1802 family protein produces MPIAFKEWAVTVRALAEGEQLVTLRKGGIRESGKHFRLEHDRFFLYPTFDHQRGDLVRASHQPELRRALEEGVWPDGECPEDSIWFDGGIDQPDRVRIRAWAEVAGHFAIDDPRCVDALSPYYVWTPDYAEKRLAWKRRHPLHVLLLRTYRIPRPVTVKVKDEYLGCRSWLELQRDLPFEGTPVLSDDEFERASEEICAIVGGRELALA; encoded by the coding sequence ATGCCAATTGCCTTCAAGGAGTGGGCGGTCACCGTCCGGGCGCTTGCCGAGGGCGAGCAGCTGGTGACCCTCCGCAAGGGCGGCATCCGCGAGTCCGGCAAGCACTTCCGGCTCGAGCATGACCGCTTCTTCCTCTACCCGACGTTCGACCACCAGCGCGGCGACCTCGTCCGCGCCTCCCACCAGCCCGAGCTGCGCCGCGCCCTCGAGGAGGGCGTCTGGCCCGACGGCGAGTGTCCGGAGGACTCCATCTGGTTCGACGGCGGCATCGACCAACCCGACCGCGTGCGGATCCGGGCCTGGGCCGAGGTGGCGGGTCACTTCGCCATCGACGACCCGCGCTGCGTCGACGCCCTCTCGCCCTACTACGTCTGGACGCCGGACTACGCGGAGAAGCGCCTTGCGTGGAAGCGCCGCCATCCACTGCACGTCCTGCTGCTGCGCACGTACCGCATCCCGCGTCCGGTGACCGTCAAGGTCAAGGACGAGTACCTGGGCTGCCGATCGTGGCTGGAGCTGCAGCGCGACCTGCCATTCGAGGGGACGCCGGTCCTGTCCGACGACGAGTTCGAGCGCGCCTCCGAGGAGATCTGCGCGATCGTCGGCGGGCGGGAGCTGGCTCTCGCCTAG
- a CDS encoding DUF1152 domain-containing protein yields the protein MGGGGDVVGALVVADLAERFGASAVVGGLTWERRVVDPLPGPRRLDEITGAEPLNDAVALASPETSGPGGFRFAESHLAGVLGERTVLVDPHPGPAGVAAALDDACVQLGCDLVALVDVGGDVLAHGHEPGLGSPLADSLLLAAAAHLRTPTTGAVWGAACDGELTLEEVLERLAELAAGGALTGVWGTPPDLLDRLDAAVAAVPTEASAQAVACARGATGPAPIRDGRRTVPRSPVGALTFIFDPQRALEVAVPMAAALLDAASLEDAESILAARGIRTELAYERRAAS from the coding sequence ATCGGCGGCGGCGGTGACGTCGTGGGCGCACTCGTCGTCGCCGACCTGGCCGAGCGCTTCGGCGCCTCGGCGGTGGTCGGAGGGCTGACCTGGGAGCGGCGGGTCGTGGACCCGCTGCCCGGGCCCCGCCGGCTCGACGAGATCACCGGCGCCGAGCCCCTGAACGACGCCGTCGCGCTCGCCTCGCCCGAGACGAGCGGCCCCGGCGGCTTCCGCTTCGCCGAGTCGCACCTGGCCGGCGTGCTCGGCGAGCGAACGGTCCTCGTCGATCCCCATCCCGGCCCCGCCGGGGTGGCGGCCGCCCTGGACGACGCGTGCGTGCAGCTCGGCTGCGATCTCGTCGCGCTCGTCGACGTGGGCGGCGACGTCCTCGCCCACGGCCACGAGCCCGGGCTCGGGAGCCCGCTCGCGGACTCGCTGCTGCTGGCCGCGGCCGCCCACCTGCGCACGCCCACGACCGGCGCGGTCTGGGGCGCGGCCTGTGATGGCGAGCTCACCCTCGAGGAGGTCCTCGAGCGCCTCGCCGAGCTCGCCGCGGGCGGTGCGCTCACCGGGGTCTGGGGCACGCCGCCCGACCTCCTCGATCGCCTCGACGCGGCGGTCGCCGCGGTACCGACCGAGGCCAGCGCGCAGGCCGTCGCCTGCGCGCGCGGCGCCACGGGCCCCGCGCCGATCCGCGACGGGCGCCGCACGGTGCCGCGCAGTCCCGTCGGCGCGCTGACCTTCATCTTCGACCCGCAGCGCGCGCTCGAGGTCGCGGTGCCGATGGCCGCCGCCCTCCTGGACGCCGCCTCGCTGGAGGACGCCGAGTCGATCCTCGCCGCGCGGGGCATCCGCACCGAGCTCGCGTACGAGCGACGGGCCGCTTCGTAG
- a CDS encoding GlxA family transcriptional regulator, with the protein MLRRVVIVALPGVQPLDVTGPAEVLAYAERMSPGAYAIEVVSPGGAALDTGSGYALAPAGALEDVRGPLDTLIVAGGAGARHAAPAVVEQVRRLAARTRRMASVCTGAFVLAEAGLLDGRRATTHWAHCDDLRRRRPAVHVDPDPIFVFDGPVRTSAGVTAGMDLSLALVEEDLGAPVSLAVARVLVLFVKRPGGQSQFSAQLAAQSADRAPLRELQAWMADHLDADLSVPALAQRTSMSERNFARAFKREAGMTPAAYVEALRVERARLTLESTAAPVEAVARQCGFGTVETLRRAFARRLGVSPAAYRSRFAA; encoded by the coding sequence ATGCTCCGCCGCGTCGTCATCGTCGCCCTGCCCGGCGTGCAACCGCTCGACGTCACCGGTCCCGCCGAGGTGCTCGCCTACGCCGAGCGCATGTCCCCGGGCGCGTACGCGATCGAGGTCGTCTCGCCCGGCGGCGCGGCGCTGGACACCGGTTCCGGCTACGCGCTGGCCCCCGCCGGAGCGCTCGAGGACGTCCGCGGCCCGCTCGACACGCTGATCGTCGCCGGCGGCGCGGGCGCCCGCCACGCCGCGCCCGCCGTCGTCGAGCAGGTTCGGCGCCTCGCCGCGCGCACGCGCCGCATGGCCTCGGTCTGCACCGGCGCGTTCGTGCTCGCGGAGGCGGGCCTGCTCGACGGCCGCCGCGCCACCACCCACTGGGCCCACTGCGACGACCTGCGCCGCCGCCGGCCGGCCGTCCACGTCGACCCCGACCCGATCTTCGTCTTCGACGGGCCCGTCCGCACGTCGGCGGGCGTCACCGCGGGCATGGACCTCTCGCTCGCGCTCGTCGAGGAGGACCTCGGCGCGCCCGTCTCGCTCGCGGTCGCGCGCGTGCTCGTGCTGTTCGTCAAGCGTCCCGGCGGCCAGTCGCAGTTCAGCGCCCAACTCGCCGCCCAGTCGGCCGACCGCGCGCCGCTGCGCGAGTTGCAGGCGTGGATGGCCGACCACCTCGACGCCGACCTGTCGGTTCCCGCGCTGGCGCAGCGGACGTCGATGAGCGAGCGCAACTTCGCCCGCGCCTTCAAGCGCGAGGCCGGGATGACCCCGGCCGCGTACGTCGAGGCGCTGCGCGTCGAGCGCGCGCGCCTGACGCTCGAGTCGACCGCGGCGCCGGTCGAGGCCGTCGCCCGCCAGTGCGGGTTCGGCACCGTCGAGACGCTGCGCCGCGCGTTCGCCCGGCGGCTCGGCGTGTCCCCCGCCGCCTACCGCAGCCGCTTCGCGGCCTGA
- a CDS encoding DJ-1/PfpI family protein, whose protein sequence is MDIAIPLYDRFTALDAIGPYEVLSRLPGAQVHWIGHEARPYATDRGLRVVADATLEELPHPDVVVVPGGTGTVSLLEDERLLDWIRTAHETSQWTTSVCTGSLLLGAAGMLEGLRATSHFLYLDRLATFGAQVTDQRVIEQGRIITAAGVSSGIDMALHLASRIAGETIAQAIQLVIEYDPAPPFDAGHPAKVDPEIVELVRRRARVPA, encoded by the coding sequence ATGGACATCGCCATCCCGCTCTACGACCGCTTCACCGCCCTCGACGCCATCGGGCCCTACGAGGTGCTGTCCCGCCTGCCGGGCGCGCAGGTGCACTGGATCGGCCACGAGGCGCGGCCCTACGCGACCGATCGCGGCCTGCGCGTGGTCGCCGACGCCACGCTCGAGGAGCTCCCGCACCCGGACGTCGTCGTCGTGCCCGGCGGCACGGGCACGGTCAGCCTGCTCGAGGACGAGCGCCTGCTGGACTGGATCCGGACCGCGCACGAGACCTCGCAGTGGACGACCTCGGTGTGCACCGGCTCGCTGCTGCTCGGCGCCGCCGGGATGCTCGAGGGCCTGCGCGCCACGTCGCACTTCCTCTACCTCGACCGGCTCGCGACGTTCGGCGCGCAGGTCACCGACCAGCGCGTGATCGAGCAGGGCAGGATCATCACCGCCGCCGGCGTGTCGTCGGGCATCGACATGGCGCTGCACCTCGCGTCGCGCATCGCCGGCGAGACGATCGCCCAGGCGATCCAGCTCGTCATCGAGTACGACCCGGCGCCGCCGTTCGACGCGGGCCACCCCGCCAAGGTCGATCCGGAGATCGTGGAGCTCGTGCGCCGGCGCGCACGCGTCCCTGCCTGA
- a CDS encoding DeoR/GlpR family DNA-binding transcription regulator translates to MLTDERRTLILDRLRSQGRVLAADLSAELDVSQDTIRRDLRDLDEAGLLRRVHGGALPRDAGAQPFAERTRRAPAVKASIARRAAACARDGQVIVIDGGTTTLEVARALGDDLRATVVTTSPPVAIALADHPGLEVTVVGGTLRREPLVTVGADAVESLRAVRADLVYLGVCGLHPEIGVTTDDIEERHVKAAMIAGAAEVLALADGDKLGTAMPFVVAPLREVTHLITDHGVTESDLAPYRALGLEVLQA, encoded by the coding sequence ATGCTCACCGACGAGCGCCGCACCCTGATCCTCGACCGCCTGCGCTCGCAGGGGCGGGTGCTGGCCGCTGACCTCAGCGCCGAGCTCGACGTCTCCCAGGACACGATCCGCCGGGATCTGCGCGACCTCGACGAGGCGGGCCTGCTGCGCCGCGTCCACGGCGGCGCGCTGCCGCGCGATGCCGGCGCGCAACCGTTCGCCGAGCGGACGCGCCGGGCTCCGGCGGTCAAGGCGTCGATCGCCCGCCGCGCCGCCGCGTGCGCCCGCGACGGCCAGGTGATCGTCATCGACGGGGGCACCACGACCCTCGAGGTCGCCCGCGCGCTCGGCGACGACCTCCGCGCGACCGTCGTCACCACCAGCCCGCCGGTGGCGATCGCCCTCGCCGACCACCCCGGGCTCGAGGTGACCGTCGTCGGCGGCACGCTGCGCCGGGAGCCGCTCGTCACCGTCGGCGCGGACGCCGTCGAGTCGCTGCGCGCCGTCCGGGCCGATCTCGTCTACCTCGGCGTCTGCGGCCTGCATCCCGAGATCGGCGTGACGACCGACGACATCGAGGAGCGCCACGTCAAGGCGGCGATGATCGCCGGAGCGGCGGAGGTGCTCGCGCTGGCCGACGGTGACAAGCTGGGGACCGCGATGCCCTTCGTCGTCGCCCCGCTGCGCGAGGTCACCCACCTGATCACCGACCACGGCGTGACCGAGAGCGACCTGGCGCCCTACCGCGCGCTCGGCCTCGAGGTGCTGCAGGCGTGA
- a CDS encoding MFS transporter — protein sequence MNRLRAAITIVFFANGALFASWASRIPALADRTDATTGTLGLALLAPAVGAVATMPQIGKLLTGRSSRMFCRWSLAGLMVAIVLPGFAPTVALLGVALLFVGATNSALDVAMNAQGVSVERRQGRPILSSLHAAFSFGGFAGAGVGALAAALHVAPEPHLIFAAVLFGVPGLFAAQALLRDDEDPDAGARRLPFRKLPGRLALLGAAAFFCLLAEGAASDWSATLVSGPLGGSPALGAIAYAIFSVGMGAGRLLADGLWARWGASGLVRRSGVLAGAGFTVALVIGTAPVALVGFAALGLGLSGIVPTLFRSAADQPGVPTGPALAAVSAIGYLGFLAGPPLIGGLAEATSLHLAIGLLAIAAALVVVLAPIADPPRRRGPRPASAPSPTG from the coding sequence GTGAACCGGCTGCGCGCGGCGATCACGATCGTCTTCTTCGCCAACGGGGCGCTCTTCGCGTCCTGGGCGTCGCGGATCCCCGCGCTCGCCGACCGCACCGACGCGACGACCGGCACCCTCGGCCTCGCCCTGCTCGCCCCCGCCGTCGGCGCGGTGGCCACGATGCCGCAGATCGGCAAGCTGCTCACCGGTCGCTCCAGCCGGATGTTTTGCCGCTGGTCGCTCGCCGGCCTGATGGTCGCGATCGTCCTTCCCGGCTTCGCGCCGACCGTGGCGCTGCTCGGCGTCGCGCTGCTGTTCGTCGGCGCCACGAACTCGGCGCTCGACGTCGCGATGAACGCGCAGGGCGTCTCGGTCGAGCGCCGCCAGGGCCGGCCGATCCTGTCGTCGCTGCACGCCGCGTTCTCGTTCGGCGGGTTCGCCGGCGCAGGGGTCGGCGCGCTGGCCGCGGCGCTGCACGTCGCGCCGGAGCCGCATCTGATCTTCGCGGCGGTCCTCTTCGGCGTGCCCGGCCTGTTCGCGGCGCAGGCGCTCCTGCGCGACGACGAGGATCCGGACGCCGGCGCCCGGCGGCTGCCGTTCCGCAAGCTCCCGGGGCGCCTGGCCCTGCTCGGCGCCGCCGCGTTCTTCTGCCTGCTCGCCGAGGGCGCCGCCTCGGACTGGAGCGCGACGCTCGTCTCGGGGCCGCTCGGCGGCAGCCCTGCGCTGGGCGCGATCGCCTACGCGATCTTCTCGGTCGGCATGGGCGCCGGGCGCCTGCTCGCCGACGGCCTGTGGGCGCGCTGGGGCGCGTCGGGCCTCGTGCGCCGATCGGGCGTGCTGGCCGGCGCCGGCTTCACCGTGGCGCTCGTCATCGGCACGGCGCCGGTCGCGCTCGTGGGCTTCGCCGCCCTCGGTCTCGGGCTCAGCGGGATCGTTCCGACCCTGTTCCGGTCCGCCGCGGACCAGCCCGGCGTCCCGACCGGCCCCGCGCTCGCCGCGGTCAGCGCGATCGGCTACCTCGGCTTCCTCGCGGGTCCCCCGCTCATCGGCGGACTGGCCGAGGCGACGTCGCTGCACCTCGCGATCGGGCTGCTCGCGATCGCCGCGGCGCTGGTCGTGGTGCTCGCGCCGATCGCCGACCCGCCGCGCCGGCGCGGGCCCCGCCCCGCCTCCGCACCGTCGCCCACGGGCTGA